Proteins co-encoded in one Campylobacter ornithocola genomic window:
- the dnaK gene encoding molecular chaperone DnaK produces the protein MAKVIGIDLGTTNSCVSVYERGESKVIPNKEGKNTTPSVVAFTDKGEVLVGDSAKRQAVTNPEKTIYSIKRIMGLMINEEAAKEAKNRLPYHITERNGACAIEIAGKIYTPQEISAKVLMKLKEDAEAFLGEKVEDAVITVPAYFNDAQRKATKEAGQIAGLNVLRIINEPTAAALAYGLDKKESEKIVVYDLGGGTFDVTVLETGDNVVEVLATGGNAFLGGDDFDNKLIDFLANEFKDETGIDLKNDVMALQRLKEAAENAKKELSSANETNINLPFITADASGPKHLTKTLTRAKFESMIDGLVAETISKINEVVKDAGLDKSEVKEIVMVGGSTRVPLVQEEVKKAFGKELNKSVNPDEVVAIGAAIQGAVIKGDVKDVLLLDVTPLSLGIETLGGVMTKIIEKGTTIPTKKEQVFSTAEDNQSAVTINVLQGEREFSRDNKSLGNFNLEGIPPAPRGMPQIEVTFDIDANGILTVSAKDKATGKAQEIKITGSSGLSEEEINNMVKDAELHKEEDRKRKEAVEARNAADSLVHQVEKSLSELGDKVSDEDKANIQKALDELKETLKNTNASKEEIESKMKALSEVSHKLAENMYKKEEPNTQKKKDDDVIDAEVE, from the coding sequence ATGGCAAAAGTTATAGGTATAGATTTAGGTACAACAAACTCTTGTGTAAGTGTATATGAAAGAGGTGAGAGTAAAGTTATCCCAAATAAAGAAGGTAAAAACACTACTCCTTCAGTAGTTGCTTTTACAGATAAGGGTGAGGTTTTAGTTGGAGATAGTGCTAAGCGTCAGGCTGTGACTAATCCTGAAAAAACTATTTATTCTATAAAAAGAATTATGGGTTTAATGATTAATGAAGAAGCGGCAAAAGAAGCTAAAAATCGCTTGCCTTATCATATCACAGAAAGAAATGGTGCTTGTGCGATTGAAATAGCAGGTAAAATTTACACTCCACAAGAAATTTCAGCAAAAGTTTTAATGAAATTAAAAGAAGATGCGGAAGCTTTCTTGGGTGAAAAAGTAGAAGATGCGGTTATTACTGTTCCTGCGTATTTTAATGATGCTCAAAGAAAAGCTACAAAAGAAGCAGGACAAATTGCAGGGCTTAATGTATTAAGAATTATCAACGAGCCAACAGCAGCAGCTTTGGCTTATGGACTTGATAAAAAAGAAAGTGAAAAAATCGTAGTTTATGATTTAGGCGGTGGCACATTTGATGTTACCGTGCTTGAAACAGGTGATAATGTAGTAGAAGTTTTAGCAACAGGTGGTAATGCATTCTTAGGTGGAGATGATTTTGATAATAAATTAATCGACTTTTTGGCTAATGAGTTTAAAGATGAAACAGGTATTGATCTTAAAAATGATGTAATGGCTTTACAGAGATTAAAAGAAGCAGCTGAAAATGCTAAAAAGGAATTAAGCTCAGCGAATGAAACTAATATCAATTTACCATTTATTACAGCTGATGCAAGTGGTCCAAAACACTTAACCAAAACTCTAACAAGAGCTAAATTTGAAAGTATGATTGATGGTTTGGTTGCTGAAACTATTAGTAAGATTAATGAAGTTGTAAAAGATGCAGGACTTGACAAAAGCGAAGTAAAAGAAATTGTTATGGTAGGTGGTTCTACTCGTGTTCCTTTAGTTCAAGAGGAAGTTAAAAAAGCTTTTGGAAAAGAATTAAATAAATCAGTAAATCCAGATGAAGTTGTTGCAATTGGTGCAGCAATTCAAGGTGCGGTTATTAAAGGTGATGTAAAAGATGTATTGTTGCTTGATGTAACTCCACTTTCTTTGGGTATTGAAACCTTAGGTGGGGTTATGACTAAAATCATCGAAAAAGGCACAACTATACCAACTAAAAAAGAACAAGTTTTCTCAACAGCTGAGGATAATCAAAGTGCAGTTACTATTAATGTTTTACAAGGCGAGAGAGAATTTAGCCGTGATAATAAATCTTTAGGAAATTTTAATCTTGAAGGAATTCCACCGGCACCTCGTGGTATGCCACAAATTGAAGTAACTTTTGATATAGACGCAAATGGTATTTTAACAGTTAGTGCAAAAGATAAAGCTACAGGTAAAGCTCAAGAGATTAAAATCACAGGTTCAAGTGGTTTAAGTGAAGAAGAAATCAACAATATGGTAAAAGATGCAGAACTTCATAAAGAAGAAGATAGAAAACGCAAAGAAGCAGTAGAAGCTAGAAACGCTGCTGATAGCTTAGTACATCAAGTAGAAAAATCTTTAAGTGAGCTTGGGGATAAGGTAAGCGATGAGGATAAAGCAAATATCCAAAAAGCTTTAGATGAACTAAAAGAGACATTGAAAAATACTAATGCTTCTAAAGAAGAAATTGAAAGCAAAATGAAAGCTTTAAGCGAAGTTTCCCATAAATTAGCAGAAAATATGTATAAAAAAGAAGAACCAAACACTCAAAAGAAAAAAGATGATGATGTAATTGATGCTGAAGTTGAGTAA
- the grpE gene encoding nucleotide exchange factor GrpE gives MSEEKQNEEMLEEAVDNSDNQNNELEKLQADYNELKDTYLRANAEFENIKKRMEKEKISATIYANESFAKDLLDVVDALEAAINVEANDELSLKIKEGVQNTLDLLLKKLEKHMVKVIEANGEFDPNLHEAMFHVESANHESGHIVQLLQKGYMMNDRVIRSAKVSVAK, from the coding sequence GTGAGCGAAGAAAAGCAAAATGAAGAAATGTTAGAAGAGGCAGTAGATAATTCAGATAATCAAAACAATGAATTAGAAAAACTTCAAGCAGATTATAATGAGTTAAAAGATACTTATTTAAGAGCAAATGCTGAATTTGAAAATATCAAAAAAAGAATGGAAAAAGAAAAAATTTCAGCAACCATTTATGCAAATGAAAGTTTTGCTAAAGATTTGCTTGATGTAGTTGATGCATTAGAAGCGGCTATTAATGTAGAAGCTAATGATGAATTAAGTTTAAAAATAAAAGAGGGGGTTCAAAACACTTTAGACTTGCTTTTGAAAAAACTTGAAAAACATATGGTTAAAGTAATAGAAGCAAATGGTGAGTTTGATCCAAATTTACATGAAGCAATGTTTCATGTTGAAAGTGCTAATCATGAAAGCGGTCATATTGTTCAACTTTTACAAAAGGGTTATATGATGAATGATAGGGTAATTAGATCAGCAAAAGTTAGTGTTGCAAAATAA
- a CDS encoding HrcA family transcriptional regulator, with amino-acid sequence MKSYSKKDLILKTIIETYLEGNNPVGSNELNHKVSIPASTIRVYFKKLSDEGVLTQLHISSGRIPTFSAMKAYWYEQLYENEIVINDLALLEFLLDKFEIYTLIYGGDELVLQGVDIVNDKFIVLDFVQNEIVLKFNQDSLIFLQRLIGLDLKSIENLAFRVEFKELLGKIAMLKQAMIYYRYNESKAYQIYQNDEFAKLLSPQIGFYFNDKLQFQPLFEEGFMGLKLKSTFLGKESNAIFAGSVYSDFKTMLNIIKEAA; translated from the coding sequence GTGAAGTCTTATAGCAAGAAAGATTTAATTTTAAAAACCATTATTGAAACTTACTTAGAGGGTAATAATCCAGTAGGTTCTAATGAATTAAATCACAAAGTTAGTATACCAGCTTCTACTATAAGAGTTTATTTTAAAAAACTAAGCGATGAAGGTGTTTTAACACAACTTCATATTAGCAGTGGTCGCATACCAACTTTTTCTGCTATGAAAGCTTATTGGTATGAGCAGCTTTATGAGAATGAAATCGTGATTAACGATCTTGCTTTGCTAGAGTTTTTGTTAGATAAATTTGAAATTTATACTTTGATTTATGGTGGCGACGAGCTTGTTTTGCAAGGTGTTGATATAGTAAATGATAAGTTTATTGTGCTTGATTTTGTGCAAAATGAAATTGTATTGAAATTTAATCAAGATAGTTTGATTTTCTTGCAAAGGCTGATAGGGCTTGATTTAAAGAGTATTGAAAACTTAGCTTTTAGAGTTGAGTTTAAAGAATTGTTAGGAAAAATAGCTATGTTAAAACAAGCTATGATTTATTATAGATATAATGAGAGTAAGGCTTATCAAATTTATCAAAACGATGAATTTGCTAAGCTTTTATCTCCTCAAATTGGATTTTATTTTAATGATAAATTACAATTTCAACCTTTATTTGAAGAGGGTTTTATGGGGTTAAAGCTTAAGAGTACATTTTTGGGTAAAGAATCTAATGCGATATTTGCTGGAAGTGTGTATTCTGATTTTAAAACAATGTTAAATATTATAAAGGAGGCTGCGTGA
- a CDS encoding DHH family phosphoesterase, producing MKIYHLSHTDLDGYACQYVLDFYFKNCYFYNSNYGKEINENFNVIFKNIEENLKENPNEEFVILITDLNLTLSQCEDFQKAIEGKKIKLLLLDHHQSGLECMQKYPWYFLDDKRCATKIVYDFFSRCYGENKSLSEFVDVVNAVDIWLSEDKNFELGKVLLGMVSGAKEINRVMFAQENIKYLFHLFDVCRKYIHQKNAHISLDNDLHSLKKSFFKKENDDTLSNLISKFVVERLSINKEKFSVFYKGSKGLLTSNIGNTSVIGNDFLMQNPDFDFFVDLSSRKTLSFRANNKIDVSLMAKNLVNGGGHKNASGGLFVAYKDSSNYDFIKAQFIDLIKSKELKENNENKS from the coding sequence ATGAAAATTTATCATCTTTCACATACAGATTTAGATGGCTATGCGTGTCAGTATGTGCTAGATTTTTATTTTAAAAATTGTTATTTTTACAATTCTAATTATGGTAAAGAGATTAATGAAAACTTTAATGTAATTTTTAAAAACATAGAAGAGAATTTAAAAGAAAATCCCAATGAAGAATTCGTGATTTTGATTACAGATTTAAATTTAACATTAAGTCAATGTGAAGATTTTCAAAAAGCTATAGAAGGTAAAAAAATAAAGCTTTTACTTTTAGACCACCATCAAAGTGGTTTAGAATGTATGCAAAAATATCCTTGGTATTTTTTAGATGATAAAAGATGTGCTACTAAGATTGTTTATGATTTTTTTAGCAGATGTTATGGTGAAAATAAATCTTTATCAGAATTTGTAGATGTAGTGAACGCAGTAGATATTTGGCTTAGTGAAGATAAAAATTTTGAGCTTGGAAAAGTTTTACTTGGTATGGTTTCAGGTGCAAAAGAAATCAACAGAGTAATGTTTGCACAAGAAAACATAAAATATCTTTTTCATCTTTTTGATGTTTGTAGAAAATATATCCATCAAAAGAATGCCCATATCAGTTTGGATAATGATTTGCATAGTTTAAAAAAATCTTTTTTTAAAAAAGAAAATGATGATACATTAAGCAATTTAATTTCCAAATTTGTAGTAGAAAGATTAAGTATAAATAAAGAAAAATTTAGCGTGTTTTATAAAGGAAGTAAAGGTTTATTAACTTCAAATATAGGCAATACTTCCGTAATTGGAAATGATTTTTTAATGCAAAATCCTGACTTTGATTTTTTTGTTGATCTTAGCTCAAGAAAAACCTTAAGTTTTAGAGCAAATAACAAAATAGATGTAAGTTTAATGGCTAAAAATTTAGTCAATGGGGGAGGGCATAAAAATGCTAGTGGAGGATTGTTTGTCGCATACAAAGATAGCTCTAATTATGATTTTATAAAGGCACAATTTATAGATTTAATTAAAAGTAAAGAATTAAAGGAAAACAATGAAAACAAATCATGA
- the flhA gene encoding flagellar biosynthesis protein FlhA — MAKRNIFSLVLPWVAPLIAPIVKAKSLTIVAVIIAILAIIIVPLPSIVLDFFLALSIAISVLIILISLYIPKPTDLTTFPTLILIITLFRLSLNIATTRMILSEGHQGPAAVSDIIASFGEFVVSGNYVIGMVIFCILVLINFMVVTKGSTRVSEVQARFTLDAMPGKQMAIDADLNAGLIDEKTARARRQEIIAEANFYGAMDGSSKFIKGDAVAGIIITIVNLIGGFMIGYFQHDMELGECASTYTILTIGDGLVSQIPGLITSTATAIIITRASKDEDNFAEGSINQLLGEYKTLLIVGFILFIFALVPGLPHFSLGFMALVFLGLGYMIKQVQEGKIQINTISTKKSQETDEQEQTKPQKRSEEEILKEEENKITDILKLEILELELGYGLIKLAESELTERIRSTRRNIAQSLGFLMPKIRIRDNLQLKPNEYTFKLKGVGIASAEIYPDKYLAMDSGFITEPIEGIATKEPAFNSDALWIESSLKDEATLNGYIVIDPASVISTHMSELIKANASELLTKQEVQNLLDKIKNDYPIVVDDCLRVASIGLIQKVLKALLKEHIPIKDMLTILESISDIAEVSKSLDMIIEHVRASLARAITNLYVDEKGQISFYIFDAAAAAKLMEHVQFKDGTYHLMINVAQTGALVEALKAELASVANTRIKPFLLCVEPQLRKFIADICSNFGINITVLSFAEIAENTKFETEGIIRVDNL; from the coding sequence ATGGCTAAAAGAAATATTTTTAGCTTAGTTTTGCCTTGGGTTGCTCCGCTTATTGCTCCTATTGTAAAGGCAAAAAGTCTAACTATAGTAGCTGTAATTATTGCGATTTTAGCTATTATTATAGTACCTTTACCAAGTATAGTTTTAGATTTTTTTCTTGCTTTAAGTATTGCAATTTCGGTTTTAATTATTTTAATTTCTTTGTATATACCAAAACCTACAGACTTAACAACTTTTCCAACTTTAATTTTAATTATCACACTTTTTAGGCTTTCACTTAATATAGCCACCACGCGTATGATTTTAAGTGAAGGGCACCAAGGTCCTGCTGCAGTGAGTGATATAATAGCAAGTTTTGGTGAATTTGTTGTTAGTGGAAATTATGTTATAGGTATGGTTATATTTTGCATCTTAGTTTTAATTAACTTTATGGTTGTAACTAAAGGTAGTACTAGAGTTTCTGAAGTTCAAGCAAGATTTACTCTTGATGCAATGCCAGGTAAGCAAATGGCAATTGATGCAGATTTGAATGCGGGGTTAATTGATGAAAAAACTGCACGTGCAAGACGTCAAGAAATCATTGCTGAGGCAAACTTTTATGGAGCAATGGACGGTTCTTCTAAATTTATAAAAGGAGATGCTGTTGCTGGGATTATTATCACTATTGTAAATTTAATCGGTGGATTTATGATAGGTTATTTTCAGCATGATATGGAACTTGGTGAATGTGCTTCAACTTATACTATATTAACTATAGGTGATGGACTTGTTTCTCAAATTCCTGGTCTTATAACCTCTACTGCTACTGCTATTATTATTACGCGTGCTAGTAAAGATGAGGATAATTTTGCTGAAGGTTCTATTAATCAACTTTTAGGAGAATACAAAACCTTACTTATTGTGGGATTTATATTGTTTATTTTTGCTTTAGTACCAGGTTTACCTCACTTTTCTTTAGGTTTTATGGCTTTAGTGTTTTTGGGGCTTGGTTATATGATAAAACAAGTGCAAGAAGGTAAAATTCAAATTAATACAATTTCAACTAAAAAATCTCAAGAGACTGATGAGCAAGAGCAAACTAAACCTCAAAAACGTAGTGAAGAAGAAATTTTAAAAGAAGAAGAAAATAAAATTACAGATATTTTAAAATTAGAAATTCTAGAACTAGAGTTGGGTTATGGTCTTATTAAATTAGCTGAAAGTGAATTGACAGAGCGTATTAGATCCACAAGACGCAATATAGCTCAAAGCTTAGGTTTTTTAATGCCAAAAATTAGAATTAGAGATAATTTACAATTAAAGCCAAATGAATATACTTTTAAACTTAAAGGCGTGGGGATAGCTAGTGCTGAAATTTATCCTGATAAGTATTTGGCTATGGATAGTGGTTTTATCACTGAACCTATTGAGGGTATAGCTACTAAGGAGCCTGCATTTAATTCAGATGCATTATGGATAGAGTCATCTTTAAAAGATGAAGCAACATTGAATGGTTATATTGTGATAGATCCAGCAAGTGTGATTTCAACTCATATGAGTGAGCTTATTAAAGCTAATGCATCAGAGCTTTTAACCAAACAAGAAGTGCAAAATTTATTAGATAAAATTAAAAATGATTATCCTATTGTGGTGGATGATTGTTTAAGAGTTGCTAGTATAGGTTTAATTCAAAAAGTCTTAAAAGCCTTACTTAAAGAGCACATTCCTATCAAAGATATGCTTACTATTTTAGAGTCAATTAGTGATATAGCTGAAGTAAGTAAAAGTTTGGATATGATTATAGAACATGTAAGAGCTTCTTTGGCAAGAGCAATTACAAATTTATATGTTGACGAAAAAGGCCAAATTAGCTTTTATATTTTTGATGCTGCTGCTGCTGCAAAATTAATGGAACATGTGCAATTTAAAGATGGAACTTATCATTTAATGATTAATGTAGCTCAAACTGGAGCTTTAGTAGAGGCATTAAAAGCTGAGCTTGCAAGCGTGGCAAACACAAGAATCAAACCTTTCTTGCTTTGTGTTGAACCACAACTTAGAAAATTTATTGCTGATATTTGCTCAAATTTTGGTATCAATATCACGGTTTTAAGTTTTGCTGAAATCGCAGAAAATACTAAATTTGAAACCGAAGGTATTATAAGAGTTGATAATTTATAA
- a CDS encoding Rrf2 family transcriptional regulator, with product MLFTKASEYALLSLIHIAKSQEPQDVDTMSSILDIPKSFLAKILQALAKDALLKSYKGAKGGFMLVKKPNEYTLKEIINSVEKKSINVFECSNGICPSQKEDNCKIMPVLVKLQSKIDDFLVSITLEDIIQNNG from the coding sequence GTGTTATTTACCAAAGCTAGCGAGTACGCTTTATTGTCTTTAATTCATATAGCAAAATCTCAAGAACCACAAGATGTAGATACCATGTCTAGCATTTTAGATATACCGAAAAGTTTTTTAGCAAAAATTTTACAAGCACTCGCTAAAGATGCACTTTTAAAATCTTATAAAGGTGCTAAGGGTGGATTTATGCTTGTAAAAAAGCCAAATGAATATACTTTGAAAGAAATTATTAATAGTGTGGAGAAAAAATCTATTAATGTATTTGAGTGTAGTAATGGAATTTGCCCTTCTCAAAAAGAAGATAACTGCAAAATTATGCCTGTTTTAGTGAAACTTCAAAGTAAAATCGATGATTTTTTAGTTTCTATTACTTTAGAGGATATTATTCAAAATAATGGCTAA
- the rpsO gene encoding 30S ribosomal protein S15: MALDSAKKAEIVAKFARKEGDTGSPEVQIALLSARISELTEHLKIYKKDFSSRLGLLKLVGQRKRLLSYLKRKDYQAYTKLISELNLRDK; encoded by the coding sequence ATGGCTTTAGATTCGGCTAAAAAAGCAGAAATAGTTGCAAAATTTGCTAGAAAAGAAGGGGATACAGGTTCTCCAGAAGTTCAAATTGCACTTTTAAGTGCAAGAATTTCAGAATTAACAGAACACTTAAAAATCTATAAAAAAGATTTTTCTTCTCGCTTAGGTCTTTTAAAGCTTGTTGGTCAAAGAAAAAGACTTTTATCTTATCTAAAAAGAAAAGACTACCAAGCCTATACTAAATTAATTAGTGAATTGAATTTAAGAGATAAATAA
- a CDS encoding RsmB/NOP family class I SAM-dependent RNA methyltransferase — MALLDLNIVLDEIYTKEQKEQILQSFNQEKYVNVFRNSLLIDNKELEEILNGENIKFEKIDKYCYKISSIFKSKLSSMKAFSEGRFYIQNYSSYLCAKTLDVKANENVLDMCAAPGGKSLNLANFMQNEGYLASCELSKTRFFTLKKTMENYQVKIAKCFLKDARTIGKACPLKFDKILLDAPCSTFAKMGFEIQKNTKEIKQIANLQKKLLHSALLALKHGGELVYSTCTFLREENEAILENALRNENFNLELLDFDLANVEFIKAKSDEFDLSFAKRVLPDDYADGFFIAKVKKH; from the coding sequence ATGGCCTTGCTTGATTTAAATATAGTTTTAGATGAAATTTATACAAAAGAACAAAAAGAACAAATCCTTCAAAGTTTTAATCAAGAAAAATATGTCAATGTTTTTAGAAATTCTTTGCTTATTGATAATAAGGAGTTAGAAGAAATTCTAAATGGTGAAAATATAAAATTCGAAAAAATCGATAAGTATTGTTATAAGATATCTAGTATTTTCAAAAGCAAACTAAGTTCAATGAAAGCTTTTAGTGAAGGCAGGTTTTATATACAAAATTATTCTTCGTATTTGTGTGCTAAAACCTTGGATGTTAAAGCTAATGAGAATGTGTTAGATATGTGTGCAGCTCCTGGCGGAAAAAGCTTAAACTTAGCTAATTTTATGCAAAATGAAGGTTATTTGGCAAGTTGCGAATTATCCAAAACACGCTTTTTTACTTTAAAAAAAACTATGGAAAATTATCAAGTTAAAATTGCAAAATGTTTCTTGAAAGATGCACGTACTATAGGCAAAGCATGTCCTTTAAAATTTGATAAAATTTTACTTGATGCACCTTGTTCAACTTTTGCAAAAATGGGTTTTGAAATACAAAAAAACACAAAAGAAATTAAGCAAATTGCAAATTTACAAAAAAAACTTTTACACTCAGCATTGCTAGCCTTAAAACATGGTGGAGAATTAGTATATAGTACTTGTACATTTTTAAGAGAAGAAAACGAAGCGATTTTAGAAAATGCATTGAGAAATGAGAATTTTAACTTAGAATTGCTTGATTTTGATTTAGCTAATGTTGAATTTATTAAGGCAAAAAGTGATGAATTTGATTTATCATTTGCCAAAAGAGTTTTGCCAGATGATTATGCAGATGGGTTTTTTATAGCAAAAGTGAAAAAACATTAA
- the ruvX gene encoding Holliday junction resolvase RuvX: MKTLALDIGLKRIGVALCINKSIAMPLEAIIRKNRNQAANEVKKYIKEYDINTLVVGIPLGGSSEDEMRKRVEHFISLLDFDKEVFFVDESFSSKNAQELGVINLKKKDGKLDSLAAYLFLKDFYGLA, encoded by the coding sequence ATGAAAACTTTAGCATTAGATATAGGTTTAAAGCGTATAGGTGTTGCTTTGTGTATTAATAAAAGCATAGCTATGCCACTTGAAGCTATTATTAGAAAAAATCGTAATCAAGCAGCAAATGAGGTGAAAAAATACATCAAAGAGTATGACATAAATACTTTAGTAGTAGGAATTCCTTTAGGTGGATCTAGTGAAGATGAAATGCGAAAAAGGGTAGAACATTTCATATCTTTACTTGATTTTGACAAAGAAGTATTTTTTGTTGATGAGAGCTTTAGTTCTAAAAATGCTCAAGAACTTGGTGTGATAAATTTAAAGAAAAAAGATGGTAAACTTGATTCTTTAGCGGCGTATTTATTTTTAAAGGATTTTTATGGCCTTGCTTGA
- a CDS encoding DNA-processing protein DprA encodes MKFIENIKDFKDILNPPSKIYYKGNLELLNTRKVAIIGSRKMSIYTKNCLVELVALLKKAKVCVVSGGALGVDIQVAKIAYPQTIAIFANGLDEIYPKANTNEILNIYENALALSENEGNYKAKPYDFLLRNRLIIALSEVVVIAQADLKSGSMQSARLALSMNKPIYVLPHRKNESEGTNLLLATKKANLIHDFEEFVKMFGELHQEQSKDDLLSFLKHEDDLEKVLKKFGDRVYEYELEGLVEISGVKIRVCV; translated from the coding sequence ATGAAATTTATTGAGAATATTAAGGATTTTAAGGATATTTTAAATCCTCCTTCTAAAATTTATTACAAGGGCAATCTAGAGCTTTTAAATACCAGAAAAGTAGCTATTATAGGTTCTAGAAAAATGAGTATTTATACTAAAAATTGTCTTGTTGAATTGGTAGCTTTGTTAAAAAAAGCTAAGGTCTGTGTAGTAAGTGGCGGGGCTTTAGGAGTGGATATTCAAGTAGCTAAAATAGCTTATCCTCAAACCATAGCTATATTTGCTAATGGGCTTGATGAGATTTATCCAAAAGCAAACACAAATGAAATTTTAAATATTTATGAAAATGCTTTGGCTTTAAGTGAAAATGAAGGAAATTACAAGGCAAAGCCCTATGATTTTTTATTAAGAAATAGACTTATTATTGCTTTAAGTGAGGTTGTTGTAATAGCCCAGGCTGATTTAAAAAGTGGTTCTATGCAAAGTGCGAGACTTGCTTTAAGTATGAATAAACCTATATATGTATTGCCTCATAGGAAAAATGAAAGTGAGGGAACAAACTTACTTCTAGCTACGAAAAAAGCAAATTTAATTCATGATTTTGAAGAATTTGTAAAAATGTTTGGAGAGCTTCATCAAGAACAAAGTAAAGATGATTTATTAAGTTTTTTAAAACATGAAGATGATTTAGAAAAAGTTTTAAAAAAATTTGGTGATAGAGTTTATGAGTATGAGCTTGAGGGTTTGGTGGAAATATCTGGAGTGAAAATAAGAGTTTGCGTATGA
- a CDS encoding divergent polysaccharide deacetylase family protein, which yields MKTINKKYKVLLALCLVVFGIFLFAFGALFLKKEENKTFEYNQTINKKKSLPAVEQENNFSLNDINLTLENEKLEFLDKNISEILNLNPVNTELNQTKEDNQTSFLEIVEQNASKELKNELKNEEQNISNKDNNKTQTLVQKNTKPRLAIIIDDMASHTHVDMLKKTNLKLIPSFFPPDKHHPYTAEFAKDFDFFMVHLPLAAIKYDKAELNTLHPSDDVQKINKRVAFVKEQFPKVKFINNHTGSLFTANKQAMEKLFNAFKQNDFIFVDSRTIGNSKAKNLTSHFKQPYIARDVFLDNEDDIVYIKNQLKQAIDEAKKKGFAIAIGHPREKTFKALVQSVDLLNSVELVYLNEIY from the coding sequence TTGAAAACTATAAATAAAAAATACAAAGTGCTTTTGGCACTTTGCTTGGTTGTATTTGGAATTTTTCTTTTTGCATTTGGAGCTTTGTTTTTAAAAAAAGAGGAAAATAAAACTTTTGAATATAATCAAACAATAAACAAAAAAAAATCATTACCTGCAGTGGAACAAGAAAATAATTTTAGTCTTAATGATATAAATTTAACTTTAGAAAATGAGAAATTAGAATTTTTGGATAAAAATATTAGTGAAATTTTAAACTTAAATCCTGTAAATACAGAGTTAAATCAAACCAAAGAAGATAATCAAACTTCATTTTTAGAAATTGTTGAACAAAATGCAAGCAAAGAATTAAAAAACGAATTAAAAAACGAAGAGCAAAATATATCAAACAAAGACAATAATAAAACTCAAACCTTAGTACAAAAAAATACTAAACCTCGTCTAGCGATTATTATAGATGATATGGCAAGTCACACTCATGTAGATATGCTTAAAAAGACAAATTTAAAATTAATTCCATCTTTTTTTCCTCCTGATAAACACCATCCTTATACGGCTGAGTTTGCAAAGGATTTTGACTTTTTTATGGTGCATTTGCCGTTAGCAGCCATAAAATACGATAAAGCTGAATTAAATACTTTACATCCTAGTGATGATGTGCAAAAAATAAACAAACGTGTAGCTTTTGTAAAAGAGCAATTTCCAAAAGTAAAATTTATTAACAATCATACTGGAAGTTTATTTACTGCAAATAAGCAAGCTATGGAGAAATTATTTAATGCTTTTAAGCAAAATGATTTTATTTTTGTGGATTCAAGAACCATAGGAAATTCTAAGGCTAAAAATTTAACAAGTCATTTTAAGCAACCTTATATAGCTAGAGATGTTTTTTTAGATAATGAAGATGATATAGTATATATCAAAAACCAACTCAAGCAAGCAATAGATGAGGCAAAAAAGAAAGGTTTTGCTATAGCTATTGGTCATCCAAGAGAAAAGACTTTTAAAGCCTTGGTACAAAGTGTGGATTTATTAAATTCAGTTGAACTTGTGTATTTAAATGAAATTTATTGA